A single region of the Geobacillus subterraneus genome encodes:
- a CDS encoding LacI family DNA-binding transcriptional regulator — MATLKEIAEKVGVSVATVSRVLNYDTTLSVSDETRKRIFEVAQELNYKTLRERSQQARESFRFGLIHWYSERQEIDDPYYMAIRLGVEKECFERGIELVKLFKQHGAYPIERMEALDGIIAVGKFGPNEVSAFARGAKQIVFVDCSPDERRFDSVVIDLRQATIAVLDYLLQLGHTKIGYIGGREYVDGETPIRDERETAFYEYLYLKGMYDSRDVRIGAFTAEDGYRLMKEAIAKGDLPTAFFIASDSMAIGALRALHEAEIAVPEDVAIVGFNDLPTAAFLHPPLSSVKVYTEFMGETAVELLIERLTTKRTICKKVVVPTELIIRASSEANGKGRQ, encoded by the coding sequence ATGGCCACGTTAAAAGAAATTGCCGAAAAAGTCGGCGTCTCGGTCGCGACCGTGTCGCGTGTGCTTAACTACGATACAACGCTATCCGTCTCGGATGAGACGAGAAAACGCATTTTTGAAGTTGCCCAAGAGCTGAACTACAAAACATTGCGGGAGCGAAGCCAGCAGGCGCGGGAATCGTTTCGCTTCGGACTCATTCACTGGTATTCCGAACGCCAGGAAATCGATGACCCGTATTATATGGCGATTCGCCTTGGAGTAGAAAAAGAATGTTTTGAGCGCGGCATTGAATTAGTGAAACTGTTTAAGCAGCATGGCGCTTACCCGATTGAACGGATGGAGGCGCTTGATGGCATCATCGCGGTCGGGAAATTCGGGCCGAACGAAGTGAGCGCCTTTGCCCGAGGGGCGAAGCAAATCGTGTTCGTTGACTGCTCGCCTGATGAACGTCGGTTTGATTCGGTCGTCATCGACTTGCGCCAAGCGACGATTGCGGTGTTGGACTACTTGCTTCAGTTGGGGCACACGAAAATCGGGTATATCGGCGGCCGTGAATATGTCGACGGGGAAACGCCAATTCGCGATGAGCGCGAAACAGCGTTTTACGAATATTTATATTTGAAAGGGATGTACGATTCGCGTGATGTACGGATTGGCGCCTTTACCGCCGAAGATGGCTATCGGCTGATGAAAGAGGCGATTGCCAAAGGGGACTTGCCGACGGCGTTTTTCATCGCCAGCGATTCGATGGCCATCGGCGCCTTGCGTGCGTTGCATGAGGCGGAGATTGCCGTTCCTGAAGACGTAGCGATCGTCGGGTTCAATGACCTTCCGACCGCGGCCTTTCTCCATCCCCCGCTTTCGTCGGTGAAAGTGTATACCGAGTTTATGGGGGAGACAGCCGTTGAATTGCTAATCGAACGGTTGACGACGAAGCGAACGATTTGCAAGAAAGTTGTCGTGCCGACCGAACTGATCATCCGCGCCAGCAGCGAGGCAAATGGAAAAGGGAGACAATGA